TGGAGCTCGGGTAGGGAACCGCGTATTCCTGCATCTCCAGGAAGTGCTTCAGGTCGAATTCGGGCATCGACTCGAGCCAGGCGTCCTGCGTCCCTTCGTACGAGGAGATGGTGACGCCCGCCTTCGCCTGGATCTCGGCGGCTTCGCGGCCCGCCATGAAGTGCACGAACTTCCAGGCGGCCGCCTTCTTGTCGCTCTTGGCGGAGATGACGTTCGCGAGGCCGTGGATGATGGTGGCCCTGCGCTTTCCCTTGGGCAGGACGGCGATGCCGCCGTGGTCCTTGAGCGCGGGCACGGCGTACATCTGTCCGGCCATCGCGGAGAGGTCGTAGTTCATGGCGACCTTCTCCGACCAGTACCGCACGCGTCCGACGGACTCGACCATGGCGCTCTGCGGGGGCGACCAGCCCCGGTCGATCAGGTCGGTCAGGAAGCGCATGCCCTCGATGGACCGTTCGTCGCCGAAGCCCGAGCGGCCGTTCTCCAGGACGTAGCCGTCGGCGGCGCAGATGGCCGGGTAGATCTTGATCTGCCGGTCCATCTCGGCGGCGAAGCCGTGCACGCGCTTGCGCGGGTCGGTGAGTTCGGCGGCGGCGTCCCGCACGTCGTCCCAGGTCCAGCTCGCGTCCGGGTACCTGATGCCCGCCTTGTCGAAGAGCTGCTTGTTGTACCAGAGGCCGATGGTGTCGAAGTCCTTCGGCAGCCCGTACTGCGTGCCCCGGTAGGAGTAGAGCTTCACCAGGGCCTTCGGGTGACGGTCCACGGGGGTGGCGTCGGCCTTGATGTGCCCGGAGAGCGGTTCGAGGACGCCGTTGGCCGCGTACAGCTGGAAGTTGACGGCGTTCATCCAGAACACATCGGGTGCGGTGCCGCCGCGCATGGACGTTTTCAGCGTCGTCCAGTAGCTCGCCCAGGGCGTCAGCTGGATCCGCACCGAGATGCGCGGGTTCCGTTTCTCGAAAGCGGCGATGATCTGCTCCATGCCCGGCATCTGCGCCGGGTCCCACATCCCGTACGAGAGCGTGGTCCTGCCACCGCTGTCCGTGCCGCCGCCCCCTCCGGAGCAGGCGGCGAGCAAGGGGGCCGCCACCGCCCCGCCGAGCAGAGTCCTTCTGCGCATGTGCGCCTTCGCCTCCCGATGAGTCGCCGGACGCCCCACGGCCCCGCCCGCGAGGGCGGCCCGCCGCTACGACGCCTTGTCCGCGAGCAGGTCCTCCTCCACCCGGTCGAGCGCCTTGCGCACGGCGCCGATGGCCACGCCGCGCTCGCCGAGCGTGCTCAGGGCGATGCGCGGGACGTGCAGGGTCATGGGGCGCAGCCGCTCCTCGAGCAGCGGCACCAGGTGGCGGCCGACGGGGGTCGCCCCGCCGGTCAGCACGATCAGTTCCGGGTCGACGGCGAGCGCGAGCGCCGCGATGCCGGGTGCGAGCCGGTCGGCGAAGTCCGCGACGGCGGCCAGGGCCCGCGGGTCCGCCGCGTCGGCCGCGCGGGCCAGCGCGGCGACCTCGGACTCGCCGGTGCGCCGCCCGTCGGGGCCGCCCGGCCACTTCAGGGCTTCCTGGGCGGTGCTCATGCCGAGCAGGGGCAGCATCCCGAGTTCGCCGGCGCCGCCCCGCCTGCCCCGGTGCAGCCGCCCGCCGATGGTGAGGCTGCACGAGACGCGGTGTCCGGTCAGGACGCAGACGACGTCGCCCGCGAGGGTGGCGGCGCCCTGCCAGCGCTCGGCGAGGACCGCGAGGTTCACGTCGTTCTCGACGAGGGTGTGACCGGGTTCGCCGTCCTCGATCAGCCGTCCGAGGTCGACGCCGGACCACTCGGGCACGACCACGGAGGTCACGACGCCGCCCTTGTCGACGACGCCCGGCACGCCCACGCAGCGGGCGAGGACGGCGGCGCGGCGCGGGACGTGGGCGTCCAGGAAGGTCTCCGTGGTGTGGCGCAGCAGGTCGAGGCGGGCGCTGCCGCCGAGTCCGGGGTCGATGGCGCCGCGGTGGGCGGCGAGGACGGTGCCGCCCAGGTCGGCGAGGAGCAGCACCATTTTGTGGAGCCCTATGTCGGCGCCCAGGACGTATCCGGCTTCGGTGCGGAAGCGGAAGCGGCGTGCGGGCCGGCCCGGCGCGCGCTCCCCCGCCTCCTCGGCGGCCTCGCCGACGAGTCCGCGTTCGGCCAGCTCCTCGACGGCGGCTTCCACGGTGGGCCGGGACAGGCCGGTGCTCGCGGCGAGTTCGGCGAGGGTGCGCGGGCTGCGGTGGTGCAGGGCGCGCAGCACGACGGTGGTGTTCAGCCGCCGCAGGGCGATCAGATCGTGCCCCCGTGCCCCGTTTCGCATCAGTCCTCACCCCGGATCCGTGCGGCGGCAGCCCGGCTGACGGGCCACGACGTCCGACGCCGCACGGAATTAGGGAGGAGACTTGCATAACCTTGACGGCCGGGGAACCCCTCCGGCAAGGGTCGGTCTGAGTCAGTCGACGTACGTTTCGAGCGTGCCCCTGCGTCGTACGTCGAGGGTCGCGCAGTGGAACGAGCCGCCGAACGGCGCGTAGTGGAGCAGGTCGCACGGGATCGGCTCAAAACCCCACGCTTCGAGCGCGCGCAGCATGCCCGTGTGGTGCCGCTCCGCGATCACGCGTTTCTCGTCGATCATCAGCACGTTCATGCTGAGCCACTTGCCGCACATGGAGGTCGTCTTCAGCAGGCGTTCGTCGATCGGCTCGGGCTCGGGGGCGATCAGGACGTCCCACGACCTCAGCACGTCAGGCAGGCGGTCGACGTCGACGTACTCGGGATTGACGAGCACCTTGCCGGGCGCGAGCAGCACGAACGTGGTGTCGATGTGCATGGGTGTACGGCAGCGGCTCTCGATCTCGTGGATGCGGTACTCCGGGCCGAGATGGCGGCGCAGCCATTCGATGCCCATCAGGTTGGTGACGTTGCTGCGCGTCACGAACAGGTCGCGGCCCGCGCGCATGAAGTCGGCGGCGTCGAAGACCGGTTCGAACTCGGTGAGGATGTACCGCATGGGCTCGCCGTCCTCGGGAGGACGGAAGTCCTCCGCGAACAGCGCGTCGGTCAGTTGCGGCTTCGGCGCGGACGTCCAGCGCGCACCGCGCCGGAAGTAGTCCTTGAGGAGT
The window above is part of the Streptomyces venezuelae genome. Proteins encoded here:
- a CDS encoding ABC transporter substrate-binding protein — encoded protein: MRRRTLLGGAVAAPLLAACSGGGGGTDSGGRTTLSYGMWDPAQMPGMEQIIAAFEKRNPRISVRIQLTPWASYWTTLKTSMRGGTAPDVFWMNAVNFQLYAANGVLEPLSGHIKADATPVDRHPKALVKLYSYRGTQYGLPKDFDTIGLWYNKQLFDKAGIRYPDASWTWDDVRDAAAELTDPRKRVHGFAAEMDRQIKIYPAICAADGYVLENGRSGFGDERSIEGMRFLTDLIDRGWSPPQSAMVESVGRVRYWSEKVAMNYDLSAMAGQMYAVPALKDHGGIAVLPKGKRRATIIHGLANVISAKSDKKAAAWKFVHFMAGREAAEIQAKAGVTISSYEGTQDAWLESMPEFDLKHFLEMQEYAVPYPSSKNTAVWENLQYPLLGAAFSGKGGIETAARTLGEQMDRALKEERDS
- a CDS encoding ROK family transcriptional regulator, which translates into the protein MRNGARGHDLIALRRLNTTVVLRALHHRSPRTLAELAASTGLSRPTVEAAVEELAERGLVGEAAEEAGERAPGRPARRFRFRTEAGYVLGADIGLHKMVLLLADLGGTVLAAHRGAIDPGLGGSARLDLLRHTTETFLDAHVPRRAAVLARCVGVPGVVDKGGVVTSVVVPEWSGVDLGRLIEDGEPGHTLVENDVNLAVLAERWQGAATLAGDVVCVLTGHRVSCSLTIGGRLHRGRRGGAGELGMLPLLGMSTAQEALKWPGGPDGRRTGESEVAALARAADAADPRALAAVADFADRLAPGIAALALAVDPELIVLTGGATPVGRHLVPLLEERLRPMTLHVPRIALSTLGERGVAIGAVRKALDRVEEDLLADKAS
- a CDS encoding amidinotransferase, with translation MAQVRKTLVSPVSSHNEWDPLEEVVVGRLDGATIPSSHPVVTCNIPPWAARLQGLAAGHTYPKRLIEPAQDELDRFVALLESLGVTVTRPAAVEHKHDFATPDWTSRGFCNACPRDGMLVVGDEIIETPMAWPCRYFETYSYRELLKDYFRRGARWTSAPKPQLTDALFAEDFRPPEDGEPMRYILTEFEPVFDAADFMRAGRDLFVTRSNVTNLMGIEWLRRHLGPEYRIHEIESRCRTPMHIDTTFVLLAPGKVLVNPEYVDVDRLPDVLRSWDVLIAPEPEPIDERLLKTTSMCGKWLSMNVLMIDEKRVIAERHHTGMLRALEAWGFEPIPCDLLHYAPFGGSFHCATLDVRRRGTLETYVD